A DNA window from Sporosarcina sp. ANT_H38 contains the following coding sequences:
- a CDS encoding thiamine diphosphokinase yields the protein MKYAVVCAGGPDLEIADLTGFQHEDTVFIGADRGALHLLRRGIVPLEAVGDFDSVTESEYDEIATEVRIIGRFRSEKNETDTELAVERALSYRPEHVILTGVTGGRLDHMESALHLLYRLQTANKHTSFSIRNGLNELSIIIPGIHQVMRNDRFKYISFFSFGGAVSGLTLTGFKYDMVDAVLETGMTLFTSNELAAEVCTISLREGICLMVRSSDS from the coding sequence ATGAAGTATGCAGTCGTCTGCGCAGGTGGGCCTGACTTAGAAATAGCGGACTTGACGGGATTTCAACATGAAGATACGGTATTCATCGGAGCGGATAGAGGTGCACTTCACTTGCTGCGAAGAGGTATTGTTCCACTGGAAGCAGTAGGGGATTTTGATTCGGTTACTGAAAGTGAATACGATGAGATAGCCACCGAGGTCCGTATAATCGGTCGATTTCGTTCAGAAAAAAATGAAACCGATACGGAACTTGCGGTAGAACGTGCACTTTCCTACCGTCCAGAACACGTCATCTTGACTGGGGTTACGGGAGGGAGGCTGGACCATATGGAATCAGCTCTTCATCTTCTGTACAGGCTTCAAACCGCTAACAAACATACGTCTTTTTCAATTCGCAATGGATTGAATGAACTTTCTATAATAATACCTGGAATTCATCAAGTGATGCGGAATGATCGTTTTAAATACATATCATTTTTCTCATTTGGTGGGGCTGTTTCAGGACTGACGCTTACGGGTTTCAAATATGACATGGTAGACGCTGTACTTGAAACAGGCATGACTTTATTTACTAGCAATGAACTGGCTGCAGAAGTCTGTACTATCTCGTTACGTGAAGGCATATGCTTAATGGT
- the rpe gene encoding ribulose-phosphate 3-epimerase produces the protein MIKIAPSILAADFSKLAEEVKEVEAAGAELIHIDVMDGHFVPNITMGAIVVEALRPVTKLPLDVHLMIENPNAYIEQFAKAGADYITVHVEACPHLHRTLQLIKSYGVKSGVVLNPHTPVETILHVLDEIDLVLFMTVNPGFGGQKFITSVLPKVKQLAAIILEKELAIEIEIDGGINEETIIPCVEAGATIFVAGSAIYNAPDRAAALRRIKAAGESALGK, from the coding sequence AAAAGAAGTCGAAGCAGCGGGCGCGGAACTTATTCATATCGATGTCATGGATGGACATTTCGTTCCAAACATAACAATGGGAGCAATTGTAGTCGAAGCGCTTAGACCGGTGACGAAATTGCCGCTAGATGTTCATTTAATGATTGAAAATCCGAATGCATATATTGAACAGTTTGCGAAAGCCGGTGCAGATTATATTACTGTACACGTGGAGGCATGCCCTCATTTGCACCGTACACTTCAATTGATTAAATCCTACGGGGTGAAATCAGGCGTTGTTTTGAATCCGCATACACCGGTTGAAACAATTCTTCACGTTCTTGATGAAATTGATTTAGTGTTGTTTATGACGGTCAACCCAGGATTTGGCGGTCAGAAATTCATTACTTCCGTCCTCCCGAAAGTGAAACAGTTGGCCGCTATTATCCTCGAGAAAGAACTTGCGATTGAAATTGAAATCGACGGTGGCATTAATGAAGAAACGATTATCCCTTGTGTCGAAGCGGGTGCTACAATCTTTGTCGCAGGATCGGCTATCTATAATGCGCCTGATCGTGCAGCAGCATTACGTCGTATAAAAGCCGCTGGTGAAAGCGCCCTAGGAAAATGA